Proteins found in one Terriglobales bacterium genomic segment:
- the tsaD gene encoding tRNA (adenosine(37)-N6)-threonylcarbamoyltransferase complex transferase subunit TsaD has product MGSGLILGIESSCDETAAAVVRSGEQVLSNVVLSQTAIHQPYGGVVPELASREHLRAIVPIVRKALEDAGQTYESVDALAVTQGPGLAGALLVGISYAKALCFALDKPLIAVNHLEGHIHAVLLEERRKGNRELHSPVLALVVSGGHTHLYLAESRGQCWTYRNVGHTRDDAAGEAFDKVAKLLGLGYPGGPVIDKLAPFGDRTAVKFTISQMKHVDRKDRDLAAGDGQPRFDFSYSGIKTALLRYVETHHLQDDIELRRKALRSLTRPSIDDYRRVCDQRTLDLVASFQHAMVEDLVSKTLETARSYDVATLFVTGGVAANSHLRHRFEESAAQGGFPVYFPSRPLSTDNAAMIAAAAYPKLLARDFAPPELSAEASLALR; this is encoded by the coding sequence ATGGGTTCAGGCTTGATCTTGGGGATCGAAAGCTCCTGCGATGAGACTGCAGCAGCGGTGGTCCGCTCCGGCGAACAGGTGCTTTCGAATGTCGTGCTCTCGCAGACGGCAATCCATCAGCCTTACGGGGGAGTTGTGCCCGAGCTGGCGTCGCGCGAGCACCTGCGCGCCATCGTTCCGATTGTTCGCAAGGCTCTCGAAGATGCCGGGCAGACTTACGAATCCGTGGATGCGCTGGCAGTTACCCAGGGGCCGGGACTGGCAGGCGCTCTGCTGGTGGGCATTTCCTATGCCAAGGCGCTCTGCTTCGCCCTGGATAAACCGCTGATCGCGGTCAATCACCTGGAAGGGCACATTCATGCTGTGCTCCTGGAAGAGCGGCGAAAAGGAAACCGCGAGTTACATTCTCCGGTGCTGGCATTGGTCGTCTCGGGTGGCCACACGCATCTCTACCTGGCCGAATCACGCGGTCAATGCTGGACATACCGCAACGTCGGCCACACTCGCGACGATGCTGCCGGTGAAGCTTTCGATAAAGTAGCCAAACTGCTCGGCCTCGGCTACCCGGGAGGACCGGTCATTGACAAGCTCGCGCCATTCGGCGATCGCACTGCGGTCAAGTTCACCATTTCGCAGATGAAGCACGTTGATCGCAAAGATCGCGATCTTGCCGCAGGCGATGGCCAGCCGCGATTTGATTTTTCCTATAGCGGCATCAAGACAGCCCTGCTTCGCTACGTCGAGACCCATCACCTCCAGGATGACATCGAGCTTCGCCGCAAAGCGTTGCGCTCGCTCACCAGGCCATCCATCGACGACTATCGGAGGGTTTGCGATCAGCGGACGCTCGATTTGGTGGCTTCGTTCCAGCACGCCATGGTCGAGGATCTCGTCTCGAAGACTCTGGAAACGGCGCGCAGCTACGATGTCGCTACGTTATTTGTGACCGGAGGCGTCGCCGCCAATAGTCATTTACGCCATCGTTTTGAGGAGTCCGCAGCACAGGGAGGATTCCCCGTTTACTTCCCATCCCGTCCGCTATCGACAGACAACGCAGCGATGATCGCAGCTGCCGCCTATCCCAAACTTCTCGCCCGGGATTTCGCCCCGCCGGAGCTATCGGCGGAAGCGTCTTTGGCTCTGCGCTGA